AGAACATATAAGACTAAGAGTTTGTTTGTTTTGTAAGGAAACTTTTTgtagtaatttatttttcattatttatttataatagtgaaaaataaaaaaaaattaataaatttatatataaaatggtgttaataagattttaatccttttttttttcttaaaaaattattttttattatgaaaatgtTTTTGTGAGCAACTCCATGTGTTTGTCTCATGAGTTATACCTGGCCGTGGTTTGGAATCGGCCCACGACAATTTCAATTGGACAGATCATATATAAATCAGAAAGTAATGTATTAATTTGTtcacttaaattaaaaaataaatgtataatttatgaatttatttataaaaaattaataagaactttgtcatttattaatttagtcATATTGTAATGTTTCATAATATGAAAatgttgaaaatatttttaaaattatgacgatttaatatcattaaaattacaattaacTAAGAATCAAAAGTAAGTTCTGGTCATTTTTGTAATAGGTTGATAAGCTTTTCGGAAGGAGTTATTTCTCTGCATGTGGCTGAAACCTTAGTCTTAAAAGAGGCATTAAGTTGGTTAAAATTAATGAGTTGGTTGAAACTATAGTCTTAAAAGAGGCATTAAGTTGGTTAAAACTAAAGTCCTAAAAGACTAGTCAGTAATGTTAATTTTGAAATTGATGCTAAGGTAATGATAGATGTTTTTGGGTTCAATGAGAATGAATAGTTTGAATTAAATAAGGTTATTTCTgattgtaaatttaaaaaaaaaaagaatttaattgaatCTTATCATAGTTTTGAGAAAAATTAATATGACGGTTTTATTTATATTGTGAgtgattatatattatatttatcttaagGTTTAATATGTCATTTcatacttattaattttttttggccTAATAAGACTTCCGCTTTTATAATTTAACTTTGGTTTGATAAATtgggattaaaaaaaaaaaagagaggagtTTGTTGACTTGGATGGTCGGATGTCCTATAAAAACCAAAACGAAAGCAGCAAACTCTGTCTACATCTAATAACATATAGCATAGAGAATTGTGCTCTATATCACAGTTACTGTATCCTGTAGAAAGCAAAAATCCTGTACGAACTGTGAAGAAACAAGCACAGTTGGATCTCAAGCTAACCTCGGTGTCTTAGTTCATTTGATGTTGACGATTTTTAACTTGCATAACAACAAAGAAAATTGTGATCCAAATACCTTGATAATTACATGGTGGGTCTCATGAGCATGTGCTGGTTTCATGTGTTGGGAAAGGAGCATGAACACCGCATGACTTCTCTTTATCTTAATAGTTACTTCAACCTCACAACATACCTGTCATTTCCGCTCTGTCGCTTAGCTTAAACCGTAAGCCTCACTCGTCTGAGTCTCATCCATATAAACAACAAAATGGATTAGAAACTGGATTAAATAGTATATGCACAATATGTTCATATACTTTCACTCGCTTAAATTTTCTGATCAACCCAACGGAAATGATTTGATTTTTACATTTGGCTTTCTATTCAGGGGATATCAAAATTTTATCGGCGCACAACAATTTAGGACTTTGACAGCTTAGATCTTAAATCTCTATTTTGAGTTCAGAATTGATAGAGACACATAGTAGGGTATTTCTTGAGAGAATACTAAACAGAGTATATTAAATATTGATTAGATTCAAATCTCACTGCTAAACGGAGACAAGATACTTGcttgttaattaatttaaagactaTTTTGTCTATTGCCTAAAGGAGTGGTTCAGTAGCTACCAAATTCCACATGAAGTTCGAAGAAACTAGACAGTTTTCTTCCAAATTCCTCAATTGGCTTATAGTACATTATGAGAGCTGCAATAATGTGGATGAGAAAATTTAAATCCAATTGGCAGAGTTACCACTGCAGGGGAAACGTGGCACACAGACATCGAAGTGAATGTCTCCAAACTGCGCAACTACAAAGTCTCTGATGATCCATTTCTGAATTGAAACTATTTCACATATAATTTACTGGACAAGCTCCATACACAATTACTAAACAGTAAAATTTTATAGCAAAAAAATTGGGCAATGAGTGAAAATATTACTTTCTCACCGTACGTCCCTGCACAGTTCACTTGGAGTAGTCGGCCGAAGGATAACCAGGCGCTGGAGGATAAGCACCAGGTGGTGGTGGGGGATAGGCACCAGGTGGTGGTGGGGGATAGGCaccaggtggtggtggtggataggcaccaggtggtggtggtggataggcaccaggtggtggtggtggatatGCAGATGGAGGGTACCCAGCAGGAGGATAACCTTGGGCATAAGGGGGTGGAGGTTGTCCATAAGGTGCATACACCTGTTGTGGTGGATAGCCCACCAGTGGAGGAGTTTGCTGATCAATACGTGACATTTGCTGCATCGGAGGCACTGCCATGACAAGCTCTCGCCCAAGCTTACCGTCTCTTTTGTCCATTTCGATCTTGTGTTGTGTCTGCATTAAACCACAGTGCAGGGAACTTTAAGATCAACTGATCGCATGGTTATCCCTTTACATTATTGACACTTAAATGAACAAATTAGGAATCTAGTTGATGCACTCATTGCAAAGCAGATTTAGATTGCTTCTTTATCACCAGATTTCACTTCTTATGATAGTTTTTACTCGAGACAAATGGATCATATAACAATTATTTGGGGCCTAATATAGCATGTTGCAGAAGATGCTACATCTTTCAAGGACACAGTTTTAGTTTTATTTGTTGCGAACCTGAAGGCATGGGCAAACCCTGCCAAAGCAGACAAAATATCGAATTAATACAAGATTTTACAATCTCTCATTCCACGAAAGGGATTGCAGTAAGGCCTTACGAGCAAAAAACCAAGTCAGACAAACAAGTCAACAAGTCTGCAAGATCTCCAATTTCATCACTTCCAGTTATACAAGCAACTAAGGAACATATACATGCCACTTGCTGCAGGCAGATCATGAATCcctggaaaaagaaagaaatttgtTATTATTGGCATACGAGTAAACATGGAATAAgggagaaaagagagagagtaCAATGATGCAATTGTCACATTGTGTAGTCTGGATGTTGAATTCATCTTGCAATAGGAAGCGAGTTGAGGCAACTGAATTTGCAAAGCAACAGAAGACCTGAAGAAAACAGTGAAATATGAAGGAGAAGTTGTTTGAAAATATACATGTGCACGTATGTATTGAGTGCAATGTCCTTAAGTTACTCTGATTAAATAAGAATGGGAAGATCAGATCAAAGTCATACGTACCTCAGTGCAAAGACACAGTTCAGGGCAATTCTTTTCTCCGCACTTACCGCTGCATGGTACATATCCAGCACAGCAGAGGTACCTAAAAGAATGTAAACGGGAATTAAGGGATAATTTGTCTGGCATTCAGTGCCTAAAAGAATCACTTGTCTGGCATTCAGTACCTAAAAGAATCACTTCTATGGAGAAATTACCTTGACATATCATTGTAAAGAGCTCGTCTGCGCAGCATATAAGAAGCACATGGTCCACTATCACATAATGGAAATGGTAAGTTTAGagctcaaaaaaataaattgaaataaaaaagtgATCCAAGAAGGGTAATCGCATAATTCCTCACAAGTAAAATTCCTCAATAATAACTAATTACTGATTCTTTTTAAGTCCAGCATACCAAGTAGAAAATTTAGAAAACTGAGAAAGTAAaagactatatatatatatatatttccctATTTGGCAGTCATTTCTCCCCAGTATAGAACTGCAACGAGAATGGTATATCTAATAATACTCATAACAAAAAACTCGTAGAGGATGGGCATTGTTAAGAAACAGACAGCGCAATGTACAGCAGTGGAGCAATTTCACTCATCCAACTCCGCTAATTCCTTACGCCAAAGCACTAGGAATCATATACCTTTCAACCATGAATCTAATTCATGTGGAGAAAAAATCAGCTATCATTTAATTGTTTCACGTAAAACTTTTAAGATTGGGGCCACGAAGGAAAGTTAGTTAACACAAATAAACCACTTTTAATTCTTGAACTTATTTTCTGAATGCTGAAAATCTTATTaactctattaaattttataagtatACTATTAtttcatctatttttttaactttacaaTCAATAatggaaattttttaaaaaatattttcaatatataaattattttctattgaaCAAATAGAGTTTAATCCTAACAAAAAGCTGTGTTAAAAGTCATGTGTAAAATGAGCAAGAAAAGATACAAAGGCTATGCTAAAGcaaaaaagatgatggaaattACCAAATTAGTGCGAAACAGCAATCtgtaaaacaaaaataataaataataattagataTACTACAGAACGGTAACATCAAGTCGATTAATGACAATTTTCTGTTTGGCTACTGAGAAAACAAAGAGGCATCAACAAGttctaaatagaaaataaaaaactcattttctgaACCATAAAACAGAATTCAATTGTTTCCTTTTCCTACGTTTTTACTGAGAACCAAACAGAGCAGCGCCAAAAGGACAATCACGGCAACAAAAGGAAGGAATAGGAGTTAGTCCCATGGCAAATGAGGGGAAAGGGGGAAAACATAAAGTATAAACTAAATAGATGAAAATTTACGAGTTAAAGCTGAAGGTCAAAATAGGCCAAAAGGTCGAATTATGACAAGTTTATGTGGAGCTTCTTTCTCCAGGAAACAAAACAGATTTTTCCATAGAAAGGAGATCAATGCCGCAAACGATTCTAATAGAAACTCTAGACTGATGAGCCATTCTCTTTGACCTTATATTTTGTCTTCAACAGAAAAGTATTATCTCATTCACAGATAATAATTAacgcaaaaaagaaaaatacaaattCTCAACTCAAACTCACAATTATAGATGGAGTCATAAAACGAAGCTTGATGAATTTTCTCAGCAGCCAAACAGAACATAAGACATAAGGTGAAATAAAAGACgaggagggaaaaaaaaaaaagaaacgaaATAGATGAATACAAGGAGTATCGTCGACGACGGTGTTCATGAGATCCGTGTGCCAGACATTCACGTAACTTTGACGCGTCTGCATTTTCTCGACCTGATCGTCCAGCCCCATTTTCTTTGCGATCCAAATAGAAAACCGATAAAACTATAAGCCTACTGCTTTTCAAAGAACCTAAATGGGATATTGAAGAGAATTAATGAGAAAAaataagaaggagaaggagagagAAGTTTTGAAACGGAATTGAAGCGTCAAGAACGAcctctatataaaaaaaacgcCATGGTCATCAGACCATTGCACAAGAAGAaacgaaaatgggagaaagagaAGCCGTTCGTTTTGGAAGGTGTACGTATAATCTCACAGGGACAAGCGCGGGATGATgaataaaatatcatattatctttttaattcataattatagaaaatatatttagactaattatttatattttaaataaaataattcttatttatttgaaaaatgccttttaaaaatatttaaaattttattttaaaattaaaatatataaattataaatattatttcccatatatatatatatataaaagtattcATGGAGCtccaaataacttttttttttattcgtaAATATATGAATTCCATGCGACATATAAACAATTCACTTGTAAAATCACAGTTACCTGACTATAATTAGCTAaagtattttcaataaaaaataatataattttcgtATGGCTTACTTATTCGCTGAATTTATAATGACACCCTTGTatttatagatattaaattattaaacatctaaattaaaattataacattaaatatttaaatataaattaattatgttatcaataattattaaaaaaaataaaagtgattCATGTACGATTAATtgcattttagattttattaactgtgttataaatttgtataaattgataaattacaCTATAAGTAagcttttcatatttttttgaaaatagaaaGCATAATCAGCAAAAATTATAATACTGTGAGcaacaaaaatgaaattattttttttcaagtcatcaataacattattaaattttttaaaaaaaattatcatattatattatattatatttaatagttataatttttaacaaagaatttctggaaaaaaaaaaatccttatcCGGCCGatgttagaaaaagaaaaagaaaaagaaaaaatatggtGAGTCCCCTCACCCTCAGCTTAGGTAGGTAGGAGTGTGAGAGTCTGGCTAAGAAAAAGACCTGTGTAAAAGAGATCCAACAAAGAGCCAGACATGGAAAATAATTGTTGGACAGTGAAAAATAGTGCTGCTTGTCAGTTGTGCGGACGCTCTTAGGTACATTTTTGGGTACAAGTTACAACTATCATCAACAAAAcgccaaaacaaaacaaaacaagttTGAAGCAATAGGAGAGCCTTGACCATTGAACTGGCTTCAACTCCCACTTGTGTATTTATGTGGTACCCATATATCAAAAGCAACTCTTCTGCACAAAAAAATCCTTACTCACATTCACTTTGATAGAAAAAAGTCAGTTTCTGTAGTGGTGAGGAGAGACCATAACATGGAAGAAAGGCTTGTGATTTCCCATCATCACCTTATCAAAATTACCTCCCTTTATTGCTCAGGTCTCTCTTCtaatatttcttcttcttccccttcccatttttccttttttattgcCTAAACGTGTTTTGCTGGGTTCATATTTTTCACTCTATTTAATTACATTGTCCTTCGTATATGCTTGGCTTCTAGGTTTTAGGGTTtcagacttttttttttgtgaaccCTAATTAAACGTTTACCTTTCTGTCATTAGTCTTAATTTAACTCCTTTCTTTTATCATCTATGGCTGTTTTAACTCTCAAAAGCTTATATCATATCCTGATTTATAGATTCAAATGTTAATTCGACCAGTTATTTTTTTTCaccttctttatttttttcaaaatttaagattGTTCAACCGCGAGGCCTTCGGTTAGGTATAAATTCCATTTTCTCCCCATCTTTTGCTCGAGCGTAGACAGAGCTAGTAGTGTATAACACAGTGAAAGAAAGAGTTGGAACTTAATTGCATTTCTTTAGTTCCactaggaagaagaagaaaaagaagaagaagatagggTGCTGCTGTTTTTCGGTCTATTCTCATCTCCAAGAAACTCTCGACTCATCTTTCTCATTAGATTATCAGTTGGATGGAAAGACATATAGATAACAAAATTTCAAGAAGGAAATTGTTTTCCTCGCAGAGCATTCTGCTTTTTAATCTGCAATTCAAGCTTGAATTTGCTGTGTTCTGTTAGGGCAAGATTAATTAATCCGGTATTAATTTGTCGAATTGCTTTTGTAACTCCTGTTTAGGGTTGTGAAGTACTTCCCTGGCAAAAATCTTCAATTAATTAACAAGATCACAGACGATGCAGCCTCCAATATATTCAGACAATGAATGCATGAAGTAAAACTACAGCGTACGTGaaactaaaataaaagaatCAGATCAAGGTTCTTGATCAGTTATTATGTCAATTCCATTCtcgaggagaagaagaaagagccCAGATTAAATACTAGATCATAATCTCCAGCTGCCATCGATTTCCATAgacaaaaacaaagaaaagcaataaaaaGATACTCAAAGGGAAAGGTTTCCTTTCTACGAGAACCTTTCCACTACTATAAATTGATGTgtcagattttttttaaaaaaaaaagaaaaggaaagaaagaaaatgcagCAAAACAATGGGAGGAAAATTGAGATTCTCAGCTAATAAAGGAGGATTGCATAAGGAAGCAAGTGCTGGTAAAGGAAGTTTATAAGTTTACATCCATGTGGTACGGTTCATTGGATACGCTTGTGTCTGATTTTTTTAACACACACTTTTATAGACTCAAGCAAATGCAATGGCTAATTTTAGACCAATGCTAATGTAATGATTGTTGTGTTGCTTTttggaaaattttctttttttacaatttatttatatatatatacatataaataaatatcttCTTCTTGAAATGGGGAACCAGAATAGAGATGCAAGGATAGAATCATATGTACATAGAATAAAAGGGGTGGTCCAGCGGTTTCAGATTCTTCTCTATAATTCTCCTACAGATATTGCATATCAATTAATAACTTTACTTGATTTTTTATTAGagttatttgattatttaatataaaaagaggAGTGGTGAAATGCGGATgtttgatataaaaataaatgaaaaaggaTAGATACCAGGGAAAAAAAACATGGAATCAGAGTAGTTTTTTCATTATCTTTATTTGACCCTTTTGGATTCTAATGGCTCTATATGCGTCACTTTATAATGGTAGGTAGGTCCTCTTGCATTTGGCCATTTATGTAGCTGCTGATAACATCTACACATATCTCTCTTACTgtgtgaaattttattatagatcagttatttttaaattatttatataaatttataaaattaacaatTAGTATAAACTTAAAACattatgatatatatttttttaaaaatgtaatatcACTGTTTCATAATATCATTCATCCGACAATATTAGCTCCtttatatgaaattaaatgaaccACCTTTTTCACTTGCCCTAATCCAATTGACACGTCTCGCTGCCTCCCTCCtaacaataacaataataacCATAACCTAATCTCTTTTAAGCTGGGTATTGGATTTTGTGTTTTCACGCCTTGGACTTTCCATCATCTACCCTACGCATCAGAGCCGTTTATCTCCTTCCCAGTGGGACCCACAAAGTACATTCATCAAATCCATGTTGTGTGGGCCAAACGTGTTCGCCACTTCCTCTCTCCGAGCGTGGGAGTCAGCGCGTTACTTGCACGTCCTATCCTCTTCCCTTTGttctaggaaaaaaaaaaaagatgctcGGTTTCAAGAGtttaatcatttattttttccaaaaaaaaaaaacgaagcgTAACCTATATTGGAGCCGTGATCGTATACGACTCTTTATTTAGCATTTCAATAGGATCAGCCGCTGGCAATTGGGAAAAGGACACGAAAGCAGCAGATTAATCGCGAATTATCGAATGTAATTGACCTTTCAGATCTGGtgaagagaaagaaaataaaaaacgaAATCCTATATAAGGTAATTAAGTGCAATCGCAGGAGAGAGTTAGCAAGAAGTGGCCGTATCTGATAATAATGCCATAGtaaatttagttttataatGGCTTTGGACAACTATGGTGACGTGTAATAGCGGCAGCTTTCTCTCCCTCAAAACCAAAAACCGTAATTGACAAAAAAGTCGAGGGATAAAATGGTCCATGAAAATAATAAATCGAAACATATGAAGGGCCGAGAAAGCaacagaaagttaagaaacccTGATTATCGAGTTCTGTGAGATCTGCAAAACAATAGAAGAAGGGGAGCCCCTCTCTTCCTCCTTCCCTCTGTGCCTTTTAAAGATTTGTAAAGAGAGCCTGAAAGAGAAGTGCCTCACTTGGATCTAGATATATTTCTCCCTTCGTTATCTATCTACCCATATCTTTATCTATCAGATATGAGGATTCGCAAGAACGCAAACATCTCCTCCCTCATGTTCTCGCACGCTTCAGGGCCTGAGGCGCTGCAGACGCACGTGTGCCAGCTGAACCAGTCGCCATGGGATGTGATTCCTTTCGCTCAAGAGACATACCCATCTTCCCTTCACCAGGTTACTTCATCTCTCTTTATTTCTCTCTTTATTGTTTATATTGCGACAGATCTATCAAAACCCTCTTAGCTTTTCTCTCTATTTATCCTCCCTCTACCTgcattttctcttcttctttctagGGTTTTTCGAGTATGTATCCTTAGGGTTTTGTTAAAACCCTAAATTTTCTCGGTTTTGTCGTGTATTTTCCTCCAAATGGCCGATTAGGTTAATGGGTCTTCGTCATTTCTTTCTATTTTCTTCGGGTACGATACTTACTGCttggctttttttttatttttccttcagTTCGAAGGAGAAGATAGCTTTAATGGAAATGGGAGCTTAGGTGATTCTATTGGTGCTGTGGAGAGGTAATTTAATTTGTGTACCAATTCCTTATCGTCATTTTTTT
The Manihot esculenta cultivar AM560-2 chromosome 1, M.esculenta_v8, whole genome shotgun sequence genome window above contains:
- the LOC110629852 gene encoding uncharacterized protein LOC110629852, translating into MGLDDQVEKMQTRQSYVNVWHTDLMNTVVDDTPYCCFALICGPCASYMLRRRALYNDMSRYLCCAGYVPCSGKCGEKNCPELCLCTEVFCCFANSVASTRFLLQDEFNIQTTQCDNCIIGFMICLQQVACICSLVACITGSDEIGDLADLLTCLSDLVFCSVCPCLQTQHKIEMDKRDGKLGRELVMAVPPMQQMSRIDQQTPPLVGYPPQQVYAPYGQPPPPYAQGYPPAGYPPSAYPPPPPGAYPPPPPGAYPPPPPGAYPPPPPGAYPPPPPGAYPPAPGYPSADYSK